From Triticum aestivum cultivar Chinese Spring chromosome 4A, IWGSC CS RefSeq v2.1, whole genome shotgun sequence, a single genomic window includes:
- the LOC123086865 gene encoding mitochondrial import receptor subunit TOM5 homolog, giving the protein MASAPVEKLKSLWNSQVMDEEQWAVNYRVLKAAGIFAGSIFLMRTFGDMMVV; this is encoded by the exons ATGGCGTCTGCGCCGGTGGAGAAGCTCAAGAGCCTGTGGAACTCCCAGGTCATGGACGAGGAGCAGTGGGCGGTCAACTAT AGAGTGCTAAAGGCTGCGGGGATATTTGCTGGATCCATCTTTTTGATGCGCACCTTTGGTGACATGATGGTAGTTTAA